In Cyanobium sp. WAJ14-Wanaka, a single genomic region encodes these proteins:
- the folK gene encoding 2-amino-4-hydroxy-6-hydroxymethyldihydropteridine diphosphokinase codes for MRLPSQAADTIAIALGANLADPFATLAALRPLLVEMLEAQAPKPIGYHWSPLFRTEPVGGPAGQPPYLNAVLLLGPPLPPLDPLELLQLLQALETRFGRQRLERWGPRHLDLDLLWCGSTQVEGPELQLPHPRLLERSFVLAPLAAIAPELVPPGQDPKAPGLDCAALLEKLLPQLAEAPPERLPAAPGWPA; via the coding sequence ATGAGGCTGCCCAGCCAGGCCGCAGACACGATCGCCATCGCCCTCGGCGCCAACCTGGCCGATCCCTTCGCCACCCTGGCGGCGCTGCGGCCGCTGCTGGTGGAGATGCTGGAGGCCCAAGCCCCTAAACCGATTGGCTACCACTGGTCGCCCTTGTTTCGCACCGAGCCGGTGGGGGGACCGGCCGGTCAGCCGCCCTATCTCAATGCGGTGCTGCTGCTGGGTCCGCCGCTGCCGCCCCTTGATCCCCTGGAGCTGCTCCAGCTATTGCAGGCCCTGGAGACGCGCTTTGGCCGCCAGCGCCTCGAGCGCTGGGGACCACGCCACCTCGATCTCGACCTGCTCTGGTGCGGCTCCACACAGGTTGAAGGGCCAGAGCTGCAGCTCCCCCACCCACGCCTGCTGGAGCGCTCCTTTGTGCTGGCGCCCCTGGCCGCAATCGCGCCAGAGCTTGTCCCACCTGGGCAGGACCCCAAAGCCCCGGGGCTGGATTGCGCTGCCTTACTGGAGAAGTTGCTGCCCCAGCTGGCCGAGGCGCCGCCCGAACGGCTGCCCGCCGCACCCGGCTGGCCTGCATAG